The genome window TTAATAGATTGGCGGTTAAGAATGCTAAGTCAACGATCAAGAATGCGCTAATCACCAAAGTGACCAATAGCGTATTCCAGCGCCAAACTATTCGCATCACAATGGCTGCCAAGAAAGTGGTCACAATCATTGTGGTCGTAACCGCAATGCCATAGGCGGCAGCTAAATTCTCAGACTTCTTAAACGCAAGCACCACCGCAATCACCAAAACCAATAAGCTCCAATTGACCAGAGGCATATAAATCTGGCCAATTTCACGATCAGAGGTATGGCGAATCTTCATACGCGGGACAAAACCCAATAGGATCGCCTGGCTTGTCATAGAAAATGCCCCCGAGATCACTGCTTGTGAGGCGATCACAGTGGCCAATGTGGCGAGTATCACTAACGGAAATACAAAACCCTCTGGAACCATTAAGAAAAATGGATTGGTAATGTTCTCAGGATGATTTAAGAACATTGCACCTTGACCAAAATAATTCAAGATCAAACAAGGCATCACAATAAAGAACCAGCCCAGGCGAATAGGTTTAGCACCAAAATGCCCCATATCCGCATAAAGCGCCTCTGCGCCGGTTAAAACTAAGAAGACGGCACCAAGAACAATAAACCCCTGCAAAGCATGCTCATCCATAAATTGAATGGCATACAAAGGATTGATTGCAGCAAAAATTGCAGGGTTATCAATCACCTGATAAATACCCATTAAACCAATCACCGCAAACCACAGCAACATGACTGGTCCAAATAAATTACCCACCACCGCGGTACCGGTCTTTTGTATGAAAAACAAAATAACCAAAATCACAATCGTGGTTGGAATGATGTAACGAGTAAAGTCATGCGAGATAACCTCCATACCCTCCACGGCGGAGAGAACGGAAATAGCTGGGGTGATGATGGCATCGCCGTAGAACATGCAGGCCCCAAAAACCCCCGCCATGATGATTAGTAGGGATCGCTTTGATCCAGTTGGCGCTGTGCGTAGTGCCAATGCCATCAGGGCCAGAATTCCACCCTCGCCATGGTTATTGGCGCGCATCACAAACATCACATACTTGAGCGAGACCACAATCGCGAAAGCCCAGAAAACCATCGAAATCACACCATAAACAGCCTCGGGTGAAAAAGGAATGCCATGCTCAGGACTGAAGCATTCTTTCAGAGCATATAAAGGACTGGTTCCAATATCTCCAAAAACCACGCCAATGGCTGCAAGCATGAGTGAGAATGAGGCGCCTTTTGGGTGATCTTGCTCTTGGCGAGAAATCTCAACCGGTCTTAATAAAGAGGATTGGGAAAACTCCGGGTTACTGACTGACATTAATAGGCCTCATCTCAATGTTGCGTGGCAATATGTTACTCCTTATGCAGGCTGACTTAGGGCTCATATTTGCCCTTCAAAACCCCATATTCCACCGCTATTTCAAGGAATACCTCGACAGAGATGGTCAAAAAATGGTAGAATTACAGCTTCAGACGCGGGGTGGAGCAGTCTGGCAGCTCGTCGGGCTCATAACCCGAAGGTCGTAGGTTCAAATCCTGCCCCCGCAACCAAATAAGTAGAAGGCTTCTAGGTCAATTGACTCAGAAGCCTTTTTGCTTTTATGTAGACAGAGTGACTGAATTGTGACTCCCTAAAGTGGGGCTCAAACATCCCTAAATTAGGGATAAACAGCTCCCGCATAATCAAACACTCTACTATTCTGAAATTGATGATCTTTAGTCAATCCGCCTGGATTGAAACTTTTGGAGAATGTGCAATGACACTATTAAGCAAACTGGCTGCGATCGCCATAAGCTCTTTAACCAGCTTTGGAGCAATTGCCCAGACCTACCCCACTAAACCTATACGCATCATTGTTCCATTTGCCCCTGGTGGTAGTACAGACATTATTGCGCGCAGTATGGCTGACCCATTAAGCAAGCAACTAGGTCAACCAGTGATTGTGGAAAACAAGGCTGGCGGCGGAGGCTCAGTTGGCGCCCTTGAGGTAATGCGCGCCCCAAAAGACGGCTACACATTGGGAATTGCTACCGTATCGACCACTGCGTCCAATCCAGCCATCAATACCAAAATTGGCTACGACCCGATTAAGGATTTCACACCCATTACCAATATTGCTGCGACCCCTAATGTCATCGTAGTGAACCCATCCTTTCCGGCTCGTGACTTCAAAACCTTTATGGAAGTCATTAAGAAGAATCCGGGCAAATACTCCTACGCCAGTTCTGGCACGGGCGGTATTGGGCATATGCAAACCGAACTCTTCAAGAGTTTGAGCGGGACCTTTATCGTTCATATCCCCTACCGTGGCGCAGGCCCCGGCTTAGTTGATGTCGTTGCAGGACAGGTTCCCATCATGTTCGACAACCTACCTTCCGCCCTACCCTTCATCAAGGATGGAAGACTCATTCCGATTGTGATCGCCGCACCAAAGCGCTTGGCTCAATTACCAAACGTTCCCACATTCGCGGAAGTAGGTCTTGCACCAGCAAACAGAATGGCTTACTACGGCTTATTGGGCCCTGCTGGATTACCAAAAGATGTCGTAGACAAGATTTATGCGGCTGCGCAAAAAGTGGTGCAGGATCCCGCTGTTAAAAAACGTATCGAAGAAACGGGCTCGATCATTAACGTAAATGGTCCAGAAGCATTCTCCAAAGAGATTGCTTCGGAGTATTCCACTTATAAGGGTGTAGTTGCCAAGCAAAAACTAGAATTAGAGTAAGCGCTTGAAGCTCCAATAAAAAACCGCCTTTTTTCTGGCGGTTTTTTATTGCTTCTGAGTGAGTCACTTTCCGCATACATCATTGATGTAAATGCCCCTATTGGTTCATCGGCATTTGCTTCGGAGCGCCCTGGGGCATGCCACTGCCATTCATCATTTGCTGATGAATATCTTTCATGCTGCCATGCATGGCAGGATCGCAATGCTCGTATCCTGTAGCGCTTGAAGCGCCACCCATCTCATGACCTATGCCCTTGTAACCCAAGAGCGCAGGATCAAGCATGCCGGCAATCATGGCGATATGCCCAAACACCAAAAACAAGGCGACACAAATAGCATGAACTCGTAACTTGCCCATTTGATCAAGAGCCTTGTTTACAAAACCAAATTCCTGCAAGGCAATCCAAATCAAAGGCAAGCCACCTATCAAGTAACTACCCACTGCAATCACATCTATCGCAGTTCTCCATTCACCATTTTTAGTAATGGGCAATACAGCAGTAGCCATCAAATACACAATGATGCCAATGAAATACAGCCCTACTGCCGTTCCCGAAAAACGATTAAGGTGATACACAAAGCCATCGAACTTACGGGTAAATAGAATGTATAACTCGGTGATTGCCAATGTCTCAGCAAGCACAACAGGGATTGCCATAAAGATTAAAAGATTCCAGGGCTGGTTATCAGCCAGTAACTGCATATAGTGAGTCATATTCATTGCACTTCTCCAAAATCAAAAATTATTAAAAGGCAAATTGCCATCTACATGAATTTATGCCTGATTTTTGGGAGGCTTATAAATAGATTCTGCAATGTTAGAGATCAATTTAGATCCGTAGCCAAATGAATAGGCATGGGATTGCTCGGGATGACTAAAGATAAACGGGGTATTTAAGACTGCGATAGTGGAACAACAGTAGTGGCCCGTAGCTGTCCCATAGCTGGAAGCCCCGCCTTCATATTGATCTGCATTGACTGCAGTCTCACAATGGTCATGACCAGCAATATCGGTTGCTGCCAAACTTGTATGAGCGATTTGAAATGGCATCGATGCGGCATTCACCATGCCGATAAGGAGACTTAGACAGAATAGGATTACCACCTTCTTCATTCTTTCAGTTTACGCTCAATTCTGGCCTACGGTGCCATAAACGCATTGACTGATTTCTCCAAAATAACGGACTTTCCTTTGAGGGATTTGCGGCTTTAAATGTCCAAATTTGAGCCCCTGTGTTTGGGGTTTGGGTAAATGGAATACCTAAAGCCTGATAACGAGCACTGACTGTGGGGTGGGGGTGGCCATAGCGATTGCGATAACCGTTTTGGGCAAATGCCACGTCTGGACTTAAGACCTGCAAAAGCTCAAGGGATGAAGATGTTTTACTACCATGATGCGGTGCCATAAAGATTAGCTCTCTATCCCCCACATTGTCTAAAGCGCTAGCATCCAAGCGAGCGGTGATTTCAGCCTCACCCTGCCTCTCTACGTCACCAGTTAACCAGAACGAGGTGTTGTGATTACGCACCTCTAGAACGCAACTCATTTCGTTTGGCTTGCCTGGCTGGCGCTCTTCAAAGCGAGTGTCTTCATGCGGATGCCAGATATAAAACTCCACTCCATCCCAAACCCAATTCTGACCAAAGCGACAAGGAATCGCCGGAATCTGGCGTGCCGCTAAGTTTTTCAATAAAGGATTTGCGCTTGGCAAGGAGCCCATCATGGAATCAAAAGAAATTTCCTTGAGCAAGCTTGCCGCACCGCCAATATGGTCGCTATCACTATGACTAATGACCATGCGATCAATTTGATTGATTCCCCGCCCTCGCAGAAACGGCAGAATAGTTCTTTGGCCGGCATCATCTTTCCCCTGTATTGGTCCCGTGTCATATAACAGGCTTTTACTAGACGTCTCAAGCAGTACGGCGGTGCCTTGCCCAATATCCAATACGGTGGCACGGAACTCGCCAGGTACTAGAGATTGAAATGCTGTAGGCCGAATAAATAAGCATAGCGATAAAGAAATCCCTATCAACCTCAATACCCAAGCATCTGCAAGTTTTCCAGGACGAATTGCGATAACAATTCCAATGGTCGATAAACCAAGTGCCCACCAAGCCGGCTGATTTGACCAAGCCACAGCCCACCTCCAACTCGCCATCCAAGCAAGCATGACTGCCAAATATTCCATCGTTGCATGAGCGGGTAGCAATAGCCATTTACCGATGAACTCCGGCAACAATGCTCCGGCAATCGCTAGAGGTGTCACGATGTAGCTGACAACTGGAATCGCAATCGCATTTGCCAAGGGCGACACAATCGATACCTGATAGAACCAATACAGAGTCAAAGGCAGCAATGCGATGGTAACAACAGCCTGAACCCGACAAGCTTCACGCAAGGCTTGGGTTAATCTCTGCCTCCAATGCACCTCCAACTCACGCCCTGTAGGGAGGCCAAGCAATCCGTCAGAATCTTGCATCGCGTAGAGGATGGCAGCTACAGCACCAAATGAAAGCCAAAACCCAGGTGTATAAGGTGCCATGGGATCAATCAATAATACAAATGCTAAAGCCCACCACCAAATATCAAATGAGCGAGGATTTCTGCCCGACCAAAGCGCGAAGGCAACCACACCCACCATATACATGGTTCTTTGCGCAGGAATCTGAAAGCCTGCTAACCAAGCATAAATAAATGCAGTCAACAAACCCATCGCAGCCGATACCTTAGCAGCCGGAATCAATAAGGGTAAAGATTGGCGACGCCAAAAAAATGTGGCGAGCATCGCCCCAAATCCAGCCAGCATCGTGACATGGAGTCCCGAAATAGAAATGAGGTGCCCAATACCAGTGGCATTGAATACCCTCCAATCATCTTGGGCAATCGCATTTTGATCACCCATCACCAAGGCAGCTACCACCCCGCCATACCGCGCATCAGCAGGCAGGGAGCGCTGAATCTTTTTCCTTAGCTTCCAGCGTTGATACTCCATCGCCAAGGAAAACTCATGCCATGCAATATCCCGTTCTAGAATTAATTCACCCGACCTGACGGATCCGCTGGCACCGAAATTCTGGTGAAATGACCAGCGCTCAAAATCAAAGGTGTATGGATTTAGCGAGCCATAAGGACGCTTCACTTTGACCTTCAATCTCCATCTCTGACCGGGAATAATTTCCGGCACATCTTGAGGATTGCGCCAGGCTGGTTGCCAGCTTAAATAGACCTGCTTGGGAAATACATCAAGCTCATGCTGAGCCAAGGTTGCGTGATCGACTTCAAAGGAAAACTTCGCACCCGAAGAAGTGCTCTGAGGCAAAGAATTTGCCCTGCCTTCGAGAATGACATCTTTACCTTCGTACTCTATAGACAAAATATTATTTAATCTATTTTGCGCATAGTACGCATTCCAAGCAAACCCTACACACAGAAATAAAAGAGAGTTGAATACTCTAGATAAGTAAAGGCGCTTTAAATAAACCCAATTCAAATAGCCGCCTATGAAGCAAGTAATACCAATCACAGAGCAAAATAGAGGCCAGCGCCCTGGAAGTTCAGGCAAAAATAGCAGAAGCGATCCCCCGGCGATAAACGCCGTAATATTAATCCGCAAGTGTTTAAGAGGCTGCTTTAGGGTTGATTTGCTTGGTCATGAGATTTGACCAACGAGGCAAAGCCTCCATCGCATTTTGCCAAACAGCGATGGAAAATGCCTCATCACTGATTCCGCGAATGGCCGCCAATTGCTGAGTAATTCGAGGAAGCAATGCGGGCTCATTCAACAACCCGCCCTCACCTTTAAGCCAAGATGGCGGAATATCAGGGGCGTCCGTTTCGGTCACGATGCTGCTTAGCGGTAGTTCTTGTAATAAGCGGCGGATTTGCAAGGCGCGATCATAGGTTGCCGCACCTCCAAAGCCTAACTTAAAGCCAAGCCCAATAAATTGTTCAGCTTGTTGATGACTACCATTAAATGCATGTGCTATTCCACCTGGCACTGCTCGCCTTCTTAAAGCTTTCAGAATGGCGTCTTGTGAGCGGCGTACATGCAAAATCACAGGCAACTGAAATTCTTGAGCAAGATCCAATTGCGCATGAAAGAAGTACTCTTGTCGCTGAGGATCTAAACCCTCTACGAAATAATCCAAGCCAATTTCTCCGATACCAACAAAGCGCGGATCATCCATCGATTGCTCAATATGGGATTTCAAAACCGCTATATCACTCTCTTTGGCTTGATTGATATAGAGAGGATGAATGCCTAGGGTGTAAACAAGCCCAGTAATATCACTACTGTAATTTCTGATCAAGCCTTTAACGACATCGCAATCTGACGCCCGCACTGTTGGAACAAGAATTGCCTTAACCCCGGCATCAGCCGCATACGAAATGATCTTCGCGAGCTGATCAGTAAATTCTGGGGCGTCTAAATGGCAATGGGTATCAACCCAATTCAGAGCATCGCTCATTGTGAAAACGTTTTTAATACTCCGCGCTCTAAATGCAAAATGCGGTCACAACGTTTGGCGCGGATAGGGTCATGGGTCACAATCACAAAGGCCGTGCCTTGCTCGCGAGCGATATTCAACATCAAATCAAACACACCATCAGCAGTTTCTGTATCGAGATTACCAGTTGGCTCATCCGCCAAGACGCAGGCGGGGTTTCCAACCAATGCTCGCGCTACTGCAACACGCTGACGCTCACCACCAGAAAGCTCGCCAGGAGTATGTTGCACTCGTTTTGCCAATCCCACAGCATGCAACATGTGATTAGCCCGCTCCATAGCTTCATCATTACCTAAACCACGGATACGCAGTGGCAAGGCGACATTTTCTACGGCGCTAAATTCATCCAAGAGGTGGTGAAATTGGTAAATAAAACCAAGGCCCTGGTTGCGCAATTGATCCAATTTGCCCACAGGTAATTGATGAAGATTCTCACCAGCCAACATCACAGAACCAGCACTCGGTGCATCTAAGCCACCTAGCAAGTGCAACAAGGTGCTCTTTCCAGAGCCAGAAGATCCGATGATTGCTACTTTCTCAGAAGTAATGACATCCAAATCAATCGCCTTGAGCACTTCAACAGCGGTCACGCCTTTCCCATAGGTCTTTGCCAAACCTTTAGCGCTGAGCACTAAATTCGATGTGGGATGTATTGTATTACTCATAACGCAAGGCCTCCGCTGGTTGAACTTGAGCGGCACGTCTGCTTGGATACAAAGTCGCCAACACTGATAAACCAAAGGCCATTAAGCCAACAGTAAGTACATCAGAAAGTCGAACGTCTGATGGCAACTCACTAATAAAGTACACATCACGCGGCAAGAAACGTACCCTGAATATAGCTTCGATTGCTGGCACGATGACATCAATATTTAAGGCAATTAACAGACCCAAACCGACTCCAGCCAAGGAGCCCAGCAATCCAATGGCCAAGCCTTGCACGAGGAAGATGCGTTGAATTAATCCTGGGCTAGCACCCATCGTTCTCAATATGGCGATATCCGCCTGCTTCTCATTCACGGTCATGACTAAAGTAGAGACCAGATTAAATGCAGCAACGGCAATAATGAGCGTCAAGATGATGAACATCATTTTTCTTTCGGTTTGAACTGCGGCAAACCAATTGCGGTTGGAGCGGGACCAATCCGTTACCCACAGTGCCTGCGGCACGACTTGCGCCAATTCTGAAGCAATCTCTGGAGCGCGCTGCATATCATCCACTTTGACACGCAGACCAGAAGGATTCTGCAAGCGCAACAATGCCGCAGCATCTTTCCAGTGCATGATTGCTAAAGAGCTATCGTATTCGTAATGGCCGCTATCCACAATTCCAACCACCTGGAGAGTACGCATCCTCGGCATAGCGCCTGCCGGAGTGAGGTCGCTTTCTGGCACGATCAGATTAATACGATCGCCCACACGCGCACCAATAATGCTTGCTAACTGCGCACCCAAGGCGACACCAAAACTACCTGGCTTCAAATCCTCAACACTGCCAGCAACGAATTGCTTGGGTAAATCAGAAACCTTGCCCTCTTCACTTGGTAACACGCCACGAATAGCAACGCCACGCATGACATTTTCACGACTGAGCAAACCTTGCGAACTCACCATAGGCGCGACACCCAATACGTGCGGCTGGGAGGCGACTTTAAGAGAAACAGCCTCCCAATTCGCCAGACCATCGGGAGCAGTAATTTCAACGTGGGAGAGCACGGACAGCATGCGATCTCGCACCTCTTTCTGGAAACCATTCATCACAGAAAGCACCACAATAAGGGCTGCAACCCCTAGGGCAATGCCTGCGGTGGATATTCCGGAAATAAAAGATAGGAAGCCATCGCGCTTGCCGACGATCTTGCGACGCTTAGATCGGGTATAACGCAGGCCAATTTCCAGCTCAATAGGAAGTCTCAACATGACCACAGTTTAGACAATCACATAGACAATGCGATGGATTCTGTAAATGCCACCTAAAATCAGGGGAATGACTGCCAATTTCACCTCCCAAAACACCACATCTAGGCGCTTTACCCTCATGCTCTCAGGGGAGGATGCGTTTGATCTTGATTTGGCACAAAACTCACCTCCCAGCGGACTTCCCCAAGAGCGCTTCCTATTAGGCGACAAGCTGCCAATTGCCCCAATATTGTTGATGGCTCAAAGCGCTGTGGCATTTGACCCCCAACAGGTGATCGCCTGCCTGCAACCAGTCCACCTTCATGCCACTAGAGACCATTTAATTTTGATGGCGCAAAGCCAGGTTGATCTGACTGCCGAAGAATCCAATGCTCTCCTAAAAGTAGCAATTCCCTTTATTGAGGAAGACTTCCAACACAAAGTGTTATTTCAAGGACAGGGGGATTGGTTTATTCCCGCCGGCCCTTTTGCCAGCCTCGCCACCCACTCGATCGAACAGGCTCATGGTCGCAATATTGATTGGTGGATGCCTCGCGATACTCATGAAGCGGGATTGGCCAGACTCTGGCGCAAACTTCAAAATGAAATCCAAATGCTCTGGCATATTGATCCTGTCAATGAGCAGCGCGCGCAAATCGGACTGCCAAGTATTAACTCCCTTTGGATTAGTGGCATTGGGAAATTAGCAGATGTTCAGGCACCCCAGCTTCTTCAAAGCGCTAACAATATTTATGGAGATCACCCCACCCTAGCTGGATTGGCAAAATTTCTTGATCGCCCACACCAACATAAAATTGATTTTGCAAATTTAGTTAACGCATTTGCTTGGGTGAGCAATCCAGAAACACATTGGGGTAACTTGAGGCAAGCCCTATTAGATAAAACAATCGATGAACTAGAAATCATTGACTTTCAAACAGGCAAACCACGTCATCGAATCTTCACCGCTAAAGACGTAAATAGAAAATCGTGGGCATTCTGGAAAAAGTCCGAGCCCCTAAGCTGGCCAGAAATCGCAGGGTAAGAGCATGAGTTTATTTTCGCAGCGTCCTTTCTCCGACCGCACCGCTACTTGGCTACAGCAAAGTGGCTTGCATCCACTACTCGCCAGATTATTTGCGGCGCGCGGGATCGATAAGCCGGAAGAATTATCACTAGACCTCAAGGGCTTACTGTCACCTGTCGAGCTCAAGAATTGCATTAGTACCGCCACTTTGTTAGCGGATATCTTAGAGCGCAAGGAATCGATGCTAGTGGTTGCAGACTATGACTGCGACGGCGCTACTGCATGCGCAGTAGCGGTACGCGGACTCAAAATGTTAGGTGGCGCCGATACCGCTATTCAATTTCTAGTGCCTAACCGATTTACGATGGGTTATGGCTTAACACCTGAAGTCGTTGAGTTGGCGGCGCAACAACAGCCAAAACCCAAATACCTCATTACCGTTGATAACGGCATTGCTAGTGAGGCCGGTGTAGATCGAGCTCATGAATTAGGTATGGAAGTGATTGTTACGGACCATCACCTGCCCGGTGATAAGCTGCCAAAAGCTACGGCAATCGTCAACCCAAATCAACCTGGCTGCAGCTTTCCAAGCAAAGCACTCGCTGGCGTAGGCGTGATGTTTTATGTACTGGTAGCACTTCGTGCCGAACTGCGTAAGCGTGAAAAATTCACAGCAGAAACCCAGCCGAAAATTGAAAACCTATTAGACCTCGTTGCACTAGGAACAGTGGCCGACGTTGCTCAGCTTGATCGCAACAACCGGATATTAGTTTCCAACGGCCTAAAGCGTATTCGCACAGGGATTTCACAAGTAGGCATTCAAGCCCTCTTTCAGGCGGCAGGCCGCGATCCACGTAAAGCCAATACTTTTGACTTAGGCTTTGCGATAGGGCCGCGTCTTAACGCCGCTGGTCGACTTGCGGATATGACTTTAGGGATTCGCCTATTGCTGAGCAACAAGCAAGATGAAGCCATTGAACTCGCTTACGAACTCGATCGCATCAACCGCGAGCGACGGGTGATTGAAACGGGTATGCAAGAAACCGCTCTCGCCCATCTTGCTGAAGACCAACTGGCGGGCACTATGGCGGATCGCAATAGTATTTGCCTTTGGAATGCAGAGTGGCACCAAGGTGTTGTCGGAATCGTGGCATCCCGCCTTAAAGAACGCTTTAATCGACCTGCAATCGTTTTTGCTCCTGCCGATGGCGCCACCGGAGAGGAATTGCGTGGTTCAGGCAGATCGCTAACAGGCTTTCATTTACGAGATGCTCTCGATATCGTTTCTAAACGCGAACCCGGTCTCATCCTGAAATTTGGTGGCCATGCCATGGCAGCGGGCCTGACAATCCGCAAATCGGATTTTGAGCGTTTTGACACCGTGTTCCAGCAGGTCGCCGATGAACTACTCAACGATGAGCTACTTGAGCGTCGTCATATTCACGATGGAGCTTTGGCGCCATCAGACTTCACACCAGAAATGGGAGATCTCCTGGCCGAAGAAATCTGGGGTCAAGGCTTTCCTCAGCCTATTTTTTATGGGGAATTTGAGGTCGGACAACAAAGCCTGATGAAGGAAAAACATCTACGCCTACAGTTGCGCCCCCTAGGAGATGGGCAAGTATCTAGCAAGCCTTTTACTGGGGTCTGGTTCAATCGTACCCAAACTCTGCCATCAAGAGCCAAGCTGGCCTACCGACTAGTGACGGACCGCTTTCAGGGGCAGGCACGGGTTCAGCTCATGATTGAGGCCCATGACGAGGGCTAAACTGGAATAACCCCCTTATAATCAGGGGATGGAAGCCGAACAACTTAATATTATTTCAAATACCCTCTCCGATCTGCTCACGCGTGAGCAAGCACTTCGGGGGTATCTTTGACTTCGAAGTAAAGTCACGACGCCTTACCGAAGTTAACTCTATTCTTGAAGATCCCACCATCTGGGATGATCAAAAGAAAGCACAAGCCCTCGGCAAAGAAAAGAAATTGCTCGATGGTGTTGTTGCCACCCTTACCGATTTAAATACCAACATCACTGGCGCCATCGAATTATTCGATATGGCAAAAGAAGAGAGTGATTTTGAGACGATTGCCGCTATCGAGCAAGATGTCGAAGGCTATAGCAAGATCATTCACGATCTAGAGTTCCGCCGCATGTTCCACAACGAGATGGATTCATGCAACTGTTTTATTGATATTCAAGCAGGTGCTGGCGGCACTGAGGCTTGCGACTGGGCAAGCATGCTCTTTCGCCAATATCTTAAGTACTGCGAACGCAAAGGCTACAAAACAGAAATTCTGGAAGAGTCTGATGGCGATGTTGCTGGCATTAAGAGCGCGACAATTAAGGTGGATGGAGAATATGCTTACGGCCACCTTCGCTCAGAAACTGGCGTGCATCGTTTAGTGCGCAAGTCCCCATTTGACTCCTCGAATGGGCGCCACACCTCTTTTGCCAGTATTTATGTCTACCCCGAGATTGATGACTCGATTGAAATCGACGTCAATCCCGCCGATATTCGTACCGACACTTATCGCGCATCTGGCGCCGGCGGACAGCACATCAATAAAACTGACTCTGCAGTTCGCTTAACCCACCTTCCAACCGGAATTGTGGTGCAGTGCCAGAACGATCGAAGCCAGCACCGCAACAGAGCGGAAGCGATGACAATGTTGAAGTCACGCCTCTATGAACATGAGATGCAAAAGCGTCGGGCTGAACAAGACAAGCTAGAAGCTAGCAAAACCGATGTGGGCTGGGGTCATCAGATTCGATCTTATGTTCTTGATCAGAGCCGCATTAAAGACTTACGCACCAACGTTGAGATTTCCAACACACAAAAAGTATTGGATGGTGATCTCGATGCATTCATTGAAGCCAGCCTAAAACAAGGCGTCTGATCAATTACCCCATTCCAGCTATACATAATTTATATGAACGATAAAGTGAATCAATCCCCCGCTACTGAAGTTGTTGATGAGAACCACATCATTGTAGAGCGACGTGAAAAATTAGCCAAGCTACGCGAGGGTGGCGTTGCATTTCCAAATGACTTTGTACCAACCCATTTAGCCGCCGATCTTCATACCCACTATGACAGCCTGACTAAAGAAGAGTTGGCAGCCAAGAAAGTACATGTCAAAGTGGCCGGTCGCATGGTTCTCAAACGCGTCATGGGTAAAGCAAGCTTTGCGACTATTCAAGATCGTAGCGGTCAGATTCAGTTC of Polynucleobacter sp. AP-Nino-20-G2 contains these proteins:
- a CDS encoding potassium transporter Kup, which codes for MLAAIGVVFGDIGTSPLYALKECFSPEHGIPFSPEAVYGVISMVFWAFAIVVSLKYVMFVMRANNHGEGGILALMALALRTAPTGSKRSLLIIMAGVFGACMFYGDAIITPAISVLSAVEGMEVISHDFTRYIIPTTIVILVILFFIQKTGTAVVGNLFGPVMLLWFAVIGLMGIYQVIDNPAIFAAINPLYAIQFMDEHALQGFIVLGAVFLVLTGAEALYADMGHFGAKPIRLGWFFIVMPCLILNYFGQGAMFLNHPENITNPFFLMVPEGFVFPLVILATLATVIASQAVISGAFSMTSQAILLGFVPRMKIRHTSDREIGQIYMPLVNWSLLVLVIAVVLAFKKSENLAAAYGIAVTTTMIVTTFLAAIVMRIVWRWNTLLVTLVISAFLIVDLAFLTANLLKILEGGWFPLLLGAACFLLLMTWYQGRKLLRQRAMEEGIELKGFIDVLMKNPPHRVEGTAIFLTAHVDYLPVSFLHNLKHNHVLHERVFFLKVSIWDVPYVKDEERINLRDLGNNIYVVRAVYGFNETPDMGKIIELIEKSSGLKFNLMDTSFFLSRDTIVATELPGMALWRERLFCWMYQNAGRQSDFFKIPANRLVELGAKVEI
- a CDS encoding tripartite tricarboxylate transporter substrate binding protein BugE — protein: MTLLSKLAAIAISSLTSFGAIAQTYPTKPIRIIVPFAPGGSTDIIARSMADPLSKQLGQPVIVENKAGGGGSVGALEVMRAPKDGYTLGIATVSTTASNPAINTKIGYDPIKDFTPITNIAATPNVIVVNPSFPARDFKTFMEVIKKNPGKYSYASSGTGGIGHMQTELFKSLSGTFIVHIPYRGAGPGLVDVVAGQVPIMFDNLPSALPFIKDGRLIPIVIAAPKRLAQLPNVPTFAEVGLAPANRMAYYGLLGPAGLPKDVVDKIYAAAQKVVQDPAVKKRIEETGSIINVNGPEAFSKEIASEYSTYKGVVAKQKLELE
- a CDS encoding DUF6803 family protein, translating into MNMTHYMQLLADNQPWNLLIFMAIPVVLAETLAITELYILFTRKFDGFVYHLNRFSGTAVGLYFIGIIVYLMATAVLPITKNGEWRTAIDVIAVGSYLIGGLPLIWIALQEFGFVNKALDQMGKLRVHAICVALFLVFGHIAMIAGMLDPALLGYKGIGHEMGGASSATGYEHCDPAMHGSMKDIHQQMMNGSGMPQGAPKQMPMNQ
- a CDS encoding DNA internalization-related competence protein ComEC/Rec2, coding for MRINITAFIAGGSLLLFLPELPGRWPLFCSVIGITCFIGGYLNWVYLKRLYLSRVFNSLLFLCVGFAWNAYYAQNRLNNILSIEYEGKDVILEGRANSLPQSTSSGAKFSFEVDHATLAQHELDVFPKQVYLSWQPAWRNPQDVPEIIPGQRWRLKVKVKRPYGSLNPYTFDFERWSFHQNFGASGSVRSGELILERDIAWHEFSLAMEYQRWKLRKKIQRSLPADARYGGVVAALVMGDQNAIAQDDWRVFNATGIGHLISISGLHVTMLAGFGAMLATFFWRRQSLPLLIPAAKVSAAMGLLTAFIYAWLAGFQIPAQRTMYMVGVVAFALWSGRNPRSFDIWWWALAFVLLIDPMAPYTPGFWLSFGAVAAILYAMQDSDGLLGLPTGRELEVHWRQRLTQALREACRVQAVVTIALLPLTLYWFYQVSIVSPLANAIAIPVVSYIVTPLAIAGALLPEFIGKWLLLPAHATMEYLAVMLAWMASWRWAVAWSNQPAWWALGLSTIGIVIAIRPGKLADAWVLRLIGISLSLCLFIRPTAFQSLVPGEFRATVLDIGQGTAVLLETSSKSLLYDTGPIQGKDDAGQRTILPFLRGRGINQIDRMVISHSDSDHIGGAASLLKEISFDSMMGSLPSANPLLKNLAARQIPAIPCRFGQNWVWDGVEFYIWHPHEDTRFEERQPGKPNEMSCVLEVRNHNTSFWLTGDVERQGEAEITARLDASALDNVGDRELIFMAPHHGSKTSSSLELLQVLSPDVAFAQNGYRNRYGHPHPTVSARYQALGIPFTQTPNTGAQIWTFKAANPSKESPLFWRNQSMRLWHRRPELSVN
- a CDS encoding TatD family hydrolase; amino-acid sequence: MSDALNWVDTHCHLDAPEFTDQLAKIISYAADAGVKAILVPTVRASDCDVVKGLIRNYSSDITGLVYTLGIHPLYINQAKESDIAVLKSHIEQSMDDPRFVGIGEIGLDYFVEGLDPQRQEYFFHAQLDLAQEFQLPVILHVRRSQDAILKALRRRAVPGGIAHAFNGSHQQAEQFIGLGFKLGFGGAATYDRALQIRRLLQELPLSSIVTETDAPDIPPSWLKGEGGLLNEPALLPRITQQLAAIRGISDEAFSIAVWQNAMEALPRWSNLMTKQINPKAAS